DNA sequence from the bacterium genome:
ATACAAATTCTCATAAATACAGGCTATATAAATTTAATACTTGATCTTGAAAAAGTAAAAAACCTTGATTCGAACGGACTCAATGCTATTGTGGATGCTTATAAGTCCTGTTCCGAGAAGAAAGGAATCCTGAAATTATGCGGAGTTAATAATACAATTATGGATGTTCTTTCTTATGTGTTTTTAAATAATTTAATATCTGTATTTAAAGATAAAGATAGTGCCTTATTCGACTACAAAAAAGAAAATTCATTAAATAGTTCTAATAAATTAAAATAACTTTTTTCTTTTAGTCTGTTTTTGTTTCGTGTATTCAAATATATAAGACAGTGAAAATGGGTATTGAATATAATCTAAAGTCTATCTTAATATAAGAGCATAAAAATTTTATTTGGAGATTGGTTTAAATATGCCGGAAAAATTCCTTAATTTCATAAATTCTAAAAAAATATATTTCATCATAATATTTTCCATTTTAAGTATTGCCTGGTTTTTTTATTACGGGAACAATAAGCCGACATCAGTTGCTGGAATGATGAGAGAAGCTGATAAAACAGCAGCAAAAGGACAAATTGCATATGCAATCGAAGATTATAATAAAATCGTCAGAGTTTTTCCGAAAAATTATGAAGCGCACATTCGTTTAGCGGAACTTTATCTTCATGCAGACGAGCAGGATTTGGCTAAAGTTGAATATATAAAAGCAATAGAATTGGGTTATAAATCAGAATCTAAAGCAAATATAGATATTGCGAATCTTTATGTAGAAGAAAATAATTTTACACTCGCCGAAAGTTTTATCAATGAAATAAAATATATAAAAGACAAAAAAGTTCAGCAATTGATAGGTGATTTTTATTATAAATGGGGCATTAAGCTTAAAAAAGACGGAGATAAAACAGAAGCTATCAGAAAGTTCAAAACTTCTTACAAATATTATAAACTATCAGAAAGTCCAAATTTATTAAATCTTAAAAAAGATATACGAGATATTTATATTGATATTTCAAATGATCTTCTAAACGCAAATAAACCTGTGGACTCTGTTAATATATTGAAACTGTCTTTGAGTTTTTGGAATAACGCTGAAACCCATTACAGACTGGCAAAGATTTACGAAAAATACGGAAAAATTGATAATGCACTAGCAGAATATAAAATGTCGTTTACTCTCAATCCCTCTGTCTCCGGTACAGACAGTTATTTTTCATTATTAGTCAAAAAAGCCGGGATTTCAGAATCGCAAGGCGATAAAATTACGGCAGAACTTTATTATACACTGGCTAATAAACTAAAACCGAAAACAAATATTCAAATGAATCCTGATAATAGGATAATACTAAATAATGTAGAAGCAAAATGCAATGAAAATATAGATAAAGATATACTTATACCGGAAATAAGCTTTAAATTAAGCAATATAAGCAAAGATACTATTAATTATTTAAAAATTAAAATTAATTTTTTGGAAAATAATAAACCCTTTAGTGAGCAAGTGCAGACACTTGCTACAGAAAAACAGCCTTTAAACAAAGACTCAAGCACTTCTCAAATAAACATTTTTTCATCAAAACCTGTGAACTATGTTTTAGATAAGCATAATTTATTGGCGCAAATATATATATCTCAAAAAACTCCTGACAAATGGGTACTTTTTAGAAATGTTAAAATTGTATGGGAAATAAAATCAGATGTCCTTTTCTCTAAGTAGAGGCGCTGTTAAGAATTATTTGAACAAGTTCATCATAACTGATACCCATTGCCTTAGATTGGGCAGGCAAGTCGCTTAAATCGGTCATTCCCGGAATGGTGTTGATTTCTAATATAAAAGGAATTCCTTCTTTTGTAACTACAAAATCAACCCTGCTCATTCCTTTAGCTTCTATTGCTTTGTGAGATTTTATTGACAAATCTTGAATTTTTTTTGTTAAATTTTCATCAATTTCAGCAGGAAGAATAAATTTTGTCATTCCTTCCGTATATTTTGCTTCATAATCATACCACTCTGTTTTTGTTTGGAATTCAAGTATAGGTGTAGCTATAGTTTCTTTTTCAAGATCAAGTACTCCTACTGTAATTGATTTTCCATCGAGATATTCTTCAAGCATCACACCTGTGTTATATTTTTCAGCATCTATTATTGCTGATTCAAGCTCATCAGGAGTGTTTACTTTTTTCATTCCTATGCTTGAGCCTTCACTTACAGGTTTTATCATAAGAGGATAATTTAAATTAATTTCTTTATCTTTTAATTCATTGAAAGTATTAACAACAATCGATGGAATTATAGGCAGCTTTTGGGTATCCAAAATTCTTTTTGTAAACTCTTTGTCCATAGCTATAGCACTTGCTTTAACACCGCTTCCTGTGTAAGGAATCCCGATTACTTCAAGCAATCCCTGAATACAACCATCTTCGCCATATTTACCATGAAGGGCTATATAAGCGACTTCTATCTTTTTTTCAATCAATGTTTTAGCAATATTTCTATCAACGTCTATTATTTCAGTATTTTCAAAGCCTAATCTTTTTAAAGCTTCAAAACAATTTTTGCCTGACCTGAGCGAAACTTCTCGTTCGTTGGACATTCCACCGCAAAGAACGCCTATTTTTTTGCTTTTATCTATTAATGAACTGTGAAATTTTTCCATATCTCTGCCTCTTCCTGTGTAGGTACACCGATATATCTGATCTCAGCTATAAGATCATAGCCAAATTTATCTTTTACTTCTGAATGCATTCTGTGCATAAGCCTTGAAACATCAAGAGAAGTAGCATTTCCTGTATTTATAAGAAAATTGGAATGTTTTTCAGAAACTTTTGCTCCGCCTTCTTTCCAATTTTTAGCACCCAATTCTTCAAAAAGCTTACCTGAATAAACTCCTCTATCAGGGTTTCTGAATGTGCTGCCTGCATTTGGTTCAGTCAAAGCCGGATGATTATCTTTTCTGTATTTTATATGAAATTCCATTTTTTCTAAAATTTCTTTATTTTCTGCCTTTTTCAGCTTAAATACCGTATTTAGTATTAAATGCCTGTTTTTTTCGACAAAAGAATTTCTGTAAGTTAGTTTTAAGTCTTCTTTATTAAGAAAAATAATCTCGCCAGTATTTAAATCCAGAACTTCTGCGGATTCTATAACGTCTTCTATTGCCTGCCCGTGAGCTGATGAATTCATAGTAACTGCTCCACCAACAGAACCCGGGATTCCTATCATAAATTCCATGCCGGAAAGATTTTTTTCAAGAAGAATTTTAGCCAAACTGGCAGATTTAAGCCCGCATTCTGCTTTTATTGTTAAATCATCAATAAATTCATGTTTTTTAAGATTTTTTGTAAAGACAACCTTTTCTTCCACTCCCTGAGAAGATACCAACAGATTTGAGCCTTCACCTATTACAATTATTTTCTTGCCCTCAGAATTATTTTTTATTTCTTTAATTTCTTCTACCGAAGTGGGAAGATAAGCAATTTTTGCACTTCCGCCTATTTTTAGCGTTGTATGTTCTCTTAGAGAATAATTTTGCATCATTTTAAATATCTTTTCTATTTCAAATAGTATGCCTGATAATACCAAGCAAGCTTTTACAGTCATAATTATATCAACCACAACTAATATAAACAATATTAAGAAAAATTAAGATAAGTTATATTTGAAATTATAAGACTCAGAGCGGATTTTCTTAAATAATAAAAAATTTATTGAGTTAAGATGTCACTTTTTATTTTCACGATCTTTCTATTGTTAGAAGATTAATTTATAAAATATATTAAATACCGAAAGGGCAAAAAATGAACATAACCCCAAACAGACCTTCTTTTAGTGCAAATGTGAATACTTTATTCAAAAAAGAAGTTATCAGAGAAATAAGTCCGACTGCTGAAAGCGCACTTGATGAGCTGATATTACATGCTAAACATGATGGAAGAGATAATCTTTCATTAGAGATTGGTGCTTCTAAGAGGAAGTTAAGAGGTCTTAATTTTCCGGTAAATTTTGTATATAAAAAAATCAACCCGCGGATCAATAGTACTTCTACTATACCGAAGCTGGTAAGAAAAGTTGATGCAACCAATCCTTATTGGAATAAGATTCTTTCATCAGGAAAAGAGCTTATAAGAGAATATGAAGAATTTGCAAATAGAATTCAACCTAAATAACTAAATAAAAGCTTATTGTAAAGAGACAGTTAGAATGAGCTTTTTGGATCATCCACTTAATGATTCTATTTGTAAAATAAATAAGGATATTATATACGTTAGTCCTGTTACATCGGGAAATTTTTTAGATATTGAAAAGTTGCAAAAATATCAAACATTTATTATAGAAATGGATAACAAAACTTTTTTAAATCATTTTAATGAAACTAAAACCAGAGAACATTTGAAATTATTCGATAAATCACAATAATAAATAATAAGAAGCTGTCTTATTAAAATTTAAATCGTTTTGTCAATCGACCGTTTTTGGATTTTAACAGCAGTTATTTCAAGACAAAATTACCGTAAAATTTTATTTACTAAATTCCTAATTTTCATAATAGTTTTCTTGGTCTGAAAAGTTGTTATATTGAACAAAATTTCTTCATAATTAGAAAACCAGTTTTTATAAGGCTCAGAGCCTCTGCCAAAGTCGAATTTCTCTGTATTATGAGGTGATAAGTTCCAAGCTTTGCCGTTTACATCTTCCTCTTTTGTTTCTAATGAAAATATTTCTGAAATTAAGTCATACAAAAGAACTTTTCCCGGAGAAATTTGTTTATAATTTATGTCGTAAGTCGGCATACTTGACCAGAATTTTTTGGCAGAATCCATAAATCCAAAGTGATATGCAACTGTTTTGTCTGATTTTTCCAGCGATAACCTTGATAAAACACTAAAATCAGTATTTAGAACTAAATCCTGCAAAAAATCAGCTATTTTAGGCTTTTTGGAAAATAAACCGCCGCCCCATCTTGCTTTGTGAAATTCTATAAATTCTTCCACGTATTCTTTTTTTCTTTCAGCCTGAAATTCGAATTTTAAGGCTTCTCCAAAAAGCT
Encoded proteins:
- a CDS encoding D-alanine--D-alanine ligase, producing MEKFHSSLIDKSKKIGVLCGGMSNEREVSLRSGKNCFEALKRLGFENTEIIDVDRNIAKTLIEKKIEVAYIALHGKYGEDGCIQGLLEVIGIPYTGSGVKASAIAMDKEFTKRILDTQKLPIIPSIVVNTFNELKDKEINLNYPLMIKPVSEGSSIGMKKVNTPDELESAIIDAEKYNTGVMLEEYLDGKSITVGVLDLEKETIATPILEFQTKTEWYDYEAKYTEGMTKFILPAEIDENLTKKIQDLSIKSHKAIEAKGMSRVDFVVTKEGIPFILEINTIPGMTDLSDLPAQSKAMGISYDELVQIILNSAST
- the murB gene encoding UDP-N-acetylmuramate dehydrogenase produces the protein MMQNYSLREHTTLKIGGSAKIAYLPTSVEEIKEIKNNSEGKKIIVIGEGSNLLVSSQGVEEKVVFTKNLKKHEFIDDLTIKAECGLKSASLAKILLEKNLSGMEFMIGIPGSVGGAVTMNSSAHGQAIEDVIESAEVLDLNTGEIIFLNKEDLKLTYRNSFVEKNRHLILNTVFKLKKAENKEILEKMEFHIKYRKDNHPALTEPNAGSTFRNPDRGVYSGKLFEELGAKNWKEGGAKVSEKHSNFLINTGNATSLDVSRLMHRMHSEVKDKFGYDLIAEIRYIGVPTQEEAEIWKNFTVH